A window of Fretibacterium sp. OH1220_COT-178 contains these coding sequences:
- a CDS encoding GIY-YIG nuclease family protein: MPCFVYIVRCRDGSLYTGWTTDLEGRVRSHNTGTGARYTCSRRPVVLVYSEECSSREEAMSREWRLKRLRRAEKLRLIESLEKPLQ, from the coding sequence TTGCCCTGCTTCGTCTACATCGTCCGCTGCAGGGACGGCTCCCTTTATACGGGATGGACCACGGATCTGGAAGGGCGCGTGCGCAGCCACAATACGGGAACGGGGGCGCGCTACACCTGTTCGCGCCGTCCCGTCGTCCTGGTCTACAGTGAGGAATGTTCCAGCCGTGAGGAAGCCATGAGCCGAGAGTGGAGGCTCAAGAGGCTGAGGCGGGCGGAGAAGCTGCGATTGATCGAGTCCCTGGAAAAGCCCCTTCAGTGA
- a CDS encoding manganese efflux pump MntP has translation MDWESAISGVSLAMDAFAVSVCMGACIFDRLRRVSLRMGIACGLFQFLMPLGGWTMGGWSARLMTSLDHWLAFGLLAVVGGGMVRSSFRPPEPCGEDAAASLGALFSLALATSVDAFVVGAGFALVDKPVLPLALLAGGVTALACVAGIHFGRLVGCRFGKRVELLGGTLLILIGLNILITHLLDHGGLEWLRETATKNPPAVRQGQV, from the coding sequence ATGGATTGGGAGTCCGCCATCTCGGGAGTTTCCTTAGCCATGGATGCTTTCGCGGTATCCGTTTGCATGGGGGCCTGCATTTTCGACCGGCTCCGAAGGGTTTCCCTTCGGATGGGGATTGCCTGCGGGCTGTTTCAGTTTCTCATGCCTCTTGGGGGATGGACGATGGGGGGATGGTCCGCAAGGCTGATGACATCGCTCGATCATTGGCTGGCCTTCGGACTTTTGGCCGTGGTCGGAGGGGGGATGGTCCGCAGCTCCTTTCGCCCCCCGGAACCCTGCGGTGAGGATGCAGCGGCCTCCCTGGGCGCGCTCTTTTCTCTGGCGCTGGCGACCTCGGTCGATGCTTTTGTCGTGGGGGCGGGCTTTGCCCTTGTGGACAAGCCTGTTCTTCCCCTGGCCCTTCTGGCAGGAGGGGTCACCGCCCTGGCCTGCGTGGCCGGAATTCACTTCGGTCGTCTGGTCGGGTGCCGATTCGGCAAGCGTGTGGAACTGCTTGGCGGCACCCTGTTGATCCTCATCGGGCTGAATATCCTGATCACCCACCTCCTGGACCATGGAGGGCTGGAATGGCTGCGGGAGACGGCGACAAAAAATCCTCCCGCCGTCCGGCAGGGGCAGGTCTGA
- the pgsA gene encoding CDP-diacylglycerol--glycerol-3-phosphate 3-phosphatidyltransferase, protein MSAKALNLPNMLSLVRVFLAPLVLLFLSLKISGAVPFLGFLEDDPPAWGDILAGAVFVVAALTDSLDGYIARKHRLVTTLGKFIDPLADKVLVIAAMIALVELHRIPAWIVLVIITREFVVTGLRLVAAAEGVVIAASKGGKLKTVFQILALTMLILKIPGGMVLMWIAMILTVWSGMEYLIGGSKILMEQ, encoded by the coding sequence TTGAGTGCGAAGGCTCTGAACTTGCCCAACATGCTCAGCTTGGTCCGCGTCTTTCTGGCCCCTCTCGTACTGCTGTTTCTCTCGTTAAAAATCAGCGGGGCCGTTCCTTTTCTGGGCTTCCTCGAGGACGATCCTCCTGCCTGGGGGGACATTCTGGCCGGGGCGGTGTTCGTCGTCGCGGCGTTGACGGACTCGCTTGATGGGTACATCGCGCGCAAGCATCGTCTGGTCACGACCCTCGGCAAATTTATCGATCCACTTGCGGACAAGGTGCTGGTCATCGCGGCGATGATCGCTCTGGTCGAGCTCCACCGCATTCCGGCCTGGATCGTACTGGTCATCATCACCCGCGAGTTCGTCGTGACGGGGCTGCGGCTGGTCGCGGCGGCGGAGGGGGTCGTTATTGCGGCTTCCAAGGGAGGGAAGCTGAAGACGGTCTTTCAGATCCTGGCCCTCACGATGCTGATCCTGAAGATCCCGGGCGGCATGGTCCTGATGTGGATCGCCATGATCCTGACGGTCTGGTCGGGGATGGAATACCTTATCGGTGGAAGCAAGATTCTGATGGAGCAATAA